A section of the Anabaena cylindrica PCC 7122 genome encodes:
- the gloA gene encoding lactoylglutathione lyase encodes MRLLHTMLRVGNLEESLKFYCELLGMKLLRRKDYPGGEFTLAFVGYGEESDHTVLELTYNWGVEKYELGNAYGHIALGVDDIYATCEGIKNRGGKVVREPGPMKHGSTVIAFVEDPDGYKVELIQLATHGTTEKAESENQMVKQ; translated from the coding sequence ATGCGATTACTACACACAATGCTGCGAGTCGGCAACCTAGAAGAGTCATTAAAATTTTACTGTGAACTACTAGGAATGAAATTACTGCGACGCAAAGATTATCCAGGTGGAGAATTTACCCTCGCTTTTGTTGGCTATGGTGAAGAAAGCGACCATACCGTACTAGAATTAACTTATAACTGGGGCGTGGAAAAGTACGAATTGGGTAATGCTTACGGTCATATTGCCTTGGGAGTAGATGATATTTACGCTACCTGTGAGGGAATTAAAAATCGTGGTGGTAAGGTAGTCCGGGAACCAGGGCCTATGAAACATGGTTCTACTGTCATTGCTTTTGTGGAAGATCCAGATGGGTATAAAGTCGAGTTGATTCAATTGGCTACTCACGGAACAACTGAAAAAGCAGAATCAGAAAACCAGATGGTGAAACAGTAG
- a CDS encoding AI-2E family transporter, whose protein sequence is MKLGQWIGLIALVISLYILWQLREVLLLIFAAVVLATALNRLAQRLESLGMKRVLAVVLSVALFFAGVIGFFWLIVPPFAQQFQELTLRVPQGFERINDWIDEQRTHIPDQLVPYIPDLNGLISEAQPLFNRVLGNSFAFVSGSLVIVLNILLVLVLTGMFLADPNAYRKVFIRLFPSFYRRRVEGILAKCETSLEGWVTGAFIAIFVVGLMSLVGLSVLSVKAALALAVLAGFMNLIPNLGPTMSVVPAMAIALLDSPWKPVAVLILYFFIQQAESNFITPVVMAHQVSLLPAVTLISQLFFVTFFGFLGLLLALPLTVVAKIWIQEVLVKDVLDEWRHNHQLDNELVMVSESADINNIQEVEVTGNDQE, encoded by the coding sequence GTGAAACTTGGTCAATGGATTGGTTTAATTGCCTTAGTAATATCGTTATATATATTGTGGCAACTACGAGAAGTACTGTTACTGATATTTGCTGCCGTTGTTTTAGCAACTGCCTTAAATAGGTTAGCTCAACGTTTGGAAAGCTTAGGGATGAAACGTGTCCTTGCTGTTGTTCTATCAGTAGCTCTCTTTTTCGCTGGTGTAATTGGGTTTTTCTGGCTGATTGTCCCACCCTTTGCCCAGCAATTTCAAGAACTCACTTTACGAGTTCCTCAAGGGTTTGAACGCATTAATGATTGGATTGACGAACAGAGAACTCACATTCCTGATCAATTAGTACCTTATATCCCCGATCTTAACGGATTAATTTCCGAAGCACAGCCCTTATTTAATCGAGTATTGGGAAACTCTTTTGCCTTTGTTTCTGGTTCTTTGGTAATTGTCCTAAATATTCTCTTAGTGCTAGTTTTAACAGGAATGTTTTTAGCCGATCCTAATGCTTATCGAAAAGTATTCATACGGCTGTTTCCTTCATTTTATCGGCGACGAGTTGAGGGAATTTTAGCTAAGTGTGAAACTTCATTAGAAGGATGGGTGACAGGGGCTTTTATTGCTATATTTGTGGTGGGATTGATGAGCTTGGTGGGTTTATCAGTTTTGAGTGTAAAGGCAGCTTTAGCACTAGCAGTTTTAGCGGGATTTATGAATTTAATTCCTAATTTGGGGCCAACTATGAGCGTTGTTCCAGCAATGGCGATCGCTCTTTTGGATTCTCCTTGGAAACCTGTTGCTGTCTTAATTCTCTACTTTTTTATTCAACAAGCTGAGAGTAATTTTATCACCCCTGTAGTCATGGCACATCAGGTATCTTTGTTGCCAGCAGTAACCTTAATTTCTCAGTTATTTTTTGTTACTTTCTTTGGCTTTTTAGGATTATTGTTAGCACTGCCTTTAACTGTTGTCGCTAAAATTTGGATACAAGAAGTATTAGTTAAAGATGTTTTGGATGAATGGCGGCATAATCATCAGCTAGATAATGAATTAGTGATGGTTTCTGAATCTGCTGATATCAACAATATTCAGGAAGTGGAAGTTACAGGAAATGATCAAGAGTAA
- a CDS encoding DUF29 domain-containing protein: MKAPQTKVTANANLYDQDFYLWIDTTAKQLKAGKFAEIDLENLIEEIESMGRSEKRELKSRLIVLLMHLLKWQYQPEKRSESWRSTITEQRICIETLLEDSPSLQPLLAEIFTDCYEKARLKASNETGIKLNLFPNKSPFTLEESLNNCLLNY, encoded by the coding sequence ATGAAAGCACCCCAAACAAAAGTAACTGCAAACGCTAATCTTTACGACCAAGATTTTTATCTGTGGATAGACACAACAGCTAAACAATTAAAAGCAGGAAAATTTGCAGAAATTGATTTAGAAAATCTGATTGAAGAAATCGAAAGCATGGGTAGAAGTGAAAAACGGGAGTTAAAAAGCCGTTTAATTGTGTTATTAATGCACTTGCTAAAATGGCAATATCAACCAGAAAAACGCAGTGAAAGTTGGCGCAGTACCATTACAGAACAACGTATTTGTATTGAAACACTATTAGAAGATAGTCCCAGTTTGCAACCTCTACTTGCAGAAATCTTTACAGATTGTTACGAAAAGGCACGTCTTAAAGCCTCTAATGAAACAGGAATTAAGTTAAATCTATTTCCTAATAAATCTCCTTTTACTTTAGAAGAAAGTCTGAATAATTGTCTTCTCAATTATTGA
- a CDS encoding TetR/AcrR family transcriptional regulator, with protein sequence MRKKSKEVEKSTGERSLSADKVDAILAGALQEFLANGYAATTMDKVTAAAGVSKTTVYSYFQDKEGLFTALIEGLTQQKYLAVFNPEPGFLQGEPEIVLRRLAKNILDSSNSSQELRDLVRLIIAESGRFPSLAQVFVRNADKPALEVITQYFQAHPELQLPDLEVAARIFMSTLIHFTILQNMLHGKDILPMESDRLIDNLVNLITSNKIDIHGDKYSGTRHKSPRRKRTLGGKFQADYGSETKKLRSIRLTDTAWAKLDELAAANNLTRSEMIEIFARQGFGDNQESRESFLYIHG encoded by the coding sequence ATGCGAAAAAAGAGTAAAGAAGTAGAAAAAAGTACTGGAGAGCGATCGCTCTCAGCAGATAAAGTAGATGCGATCCTGGCTGGTGCTTTGCAGGAATTTTTGGCAAATGGTTATGCTGCGACAACAATGGATAAAGTGACAGCAGCCGCAGGGGTGTCGAAAACAACGGTATACAGCTATTTTCAGGATAAGGAAGGATTATTCACTGCATTGATTGAAGGATTAACACAGCAAAAATATTTGGCTGTTTTTAACCCTGAACCCGGATTTCTGCAAGGTGAACCGGAGATTGTGCTGCGTCGCTTGGCAAAAAATATTTTAGATAGTAGCAATTCTTCGCAGGAGTTACGGGATCTTGTGAGGCTGATTATTGCCGAATCTGGACGATTTCCCTCACTAGCGCAAGTATTTGTCCGCAATGCAGATAAACCTGCGTTGGAGGTGATTACCCAATATTTTCAAGCCCATCCAGAACTACAATTACCTGATCTAGAGGTAGCTGCACGGATTTTTATGAGTACATTAATCCATTTCACAATTCTTCAGAATATGCTGCATGGTAAAGATATTTTACCAATGGAGAGCGATCGCTTGATTGATAATCTAGTGAATTTAATAACCAGCAATAAAATAGATATACATGGCGACAAGTATTCAGGAACAAGGCATAAATCACCCAGACGCAAGCGCACACTAGGAGGTAAATTTCAGGCTGATTATGGTTCTGAGACTAAAAAGTTGCGGTCTATCAGGCTTACAGATACTGCTTGGGCAAAGCTAGACGAATTAGCCGCAGCAAATAATTTGACCCGCAGCGAGATGATTGAAATCTTTGCTCGTCAAGGATTTGGAGATAATCAGGAATCAAGAGAGTCATTCTTGTATATACATGGATAG
- a CDS encoding ABC exporter membrane fusion protein, giving the protein MMRELAFKPSQRPIIMLGTAIIVGIGGLQGYRILQNSSKTAQITQVSQVSIPQIKTVTALGRLEPKGTVITLSAPTSGQSSRVEQLLVKEGDQVKAGQVIAILDNRSQLQAAYQEAQAAVKIAQVNLEKVQAGAKIGEIKAQKAEIARIQAQKLGDETGQRETVGRLEAQWQGETTAQRATINKLQAELKNAEVELQRYQQLYQDGAISQSLFDSKRLSFDTITQQLSEARANLNRIDSTGRKQISEAKTALSRINATGSEQVISAQATLNQIAEVRPVDVTAAKAEVNRTIAAAQQAKANLDQTYVKSPENGVIFDVHTRAGEVVSNDGIVEIGQTKQMYAVVEVYQSDISKIRPQQKVRISSNSLSGELQGTVDWLGWKVQRQNVINSDPSENIDSRVVEVHVQLDQESSDKAAKFTNLQVQAVISL; this is encoded by the coding sequence ATGATGCGTGAACTAGCATTTAAACCCAGTCAGCGACCAATAATTATGCTGGGAACAGCGATAATTGTCGGCATTGGAGGCTTACAAGGGTACAGAATTTTACAAAATTCATCTAAAACAGCCCAGATAACTCAAGTTTCTCAAGTTAGCATACCTCAAATTAAGACTGTGACAGCATTAGGGAGACTCGAACCCAAAGGTACAGTAATTACACTTTCTGCACCTACATCTGGTCAAAGCAGCCGAGTAGAGCAACTTTTGGTCAAAGAAGGCGATCAAGTTAAAGCTGGACAAGTCATAGCCATTTTAGATAACCGTTCTCAACTCCAAGCAGCTTACCAAGAAGCACAAGCAGCAGTGAAAATTGCTCAGGTAAACTTAGAAAAAGTCCAAGCAGGGGCAAAAATAGGAGAAATAAAAGCCCAAAAAGCTGAAATTGCCAGAATACAAGCCCAAAAGCTAGGAGATGAAACAGGACAGAGAGAAACAGTAGGGAGATTAGAAGCACAATGGCAAGGCGAAACAACAGCACAACGCGCAACCATCAACAAACTACAAGCAGAACTGAAAAACGCCGAAGTAGAACTGCAAAGATATCAGCAACTTTACCAAGATGGGGCAATTTCTCAGTCATTATTCGACAGTAAACGCCTAAGCTTTGATACCATTACCCAACAATTGAGTGAAGCTAGAGCCAACCTCAATCGTATTGATAGCACGGGAAGAAAGCAAATTAGCGAAGCTAAAACTGCTCTCAGTAGAATTAATGCCACAGGTAGCGAACAAGTCATTTCTGCCCAAGCCACATTAAACCAAATAGCCGAAGTGCGTCCAGTCGATGTCACAGCAGCCAAAGCCGAAGTTAACCGTACCATAGCCGCAGCGCAACAAGCAAAGGCAAATTTAGATCAAACCTATGTGAAGTCCCCAGAAAACGGTGTAATCTTTGATGTTCATACCCGTGCCGGTGAAGTAGTGTCTAATGACGGGATAGTGGAAATTGGACAAACTAAGCAGATGTATGCAGTGGTAGAAGTTTACCAAAGTGATATTAGTAAAATCCGACCCCAACAAAAAGTAAGAATATCTAGTAATTCCTTGTCAGGAGAACTACAGGGAACAGTAGATTGGTTAGGTTGGAAGGTACAGCGGCAAAATGTGATTAATTCTGACCCCAGTGAAAATATTGATTCTAGAGTTGTTGAAGTTCATGTCCAGCTAGATCAGGAATCAAGTGATAAAGCAGCAAAATTTACTAATTTACAAGTACAGGCGGTAATTTCATTATGA
- a CDS encoding DevA family ABC transporter ATP-binding protein: MEIINSSKPVINVQNLDHYFGTGQLKKQVLFNINLTINAGEIVIMTGPSGSGKTTLLTLAGGLRSAQSGSLKILGEELCKANPKQLTQARRNNGYIFQAHNLHGSLTALQNVRMGLELQPKISTQEMLNRSKAMLEEVGLGKRIDYYPDSLSGGQKQRVAIARALVSQPKIVLADEPTAALDKQSGRDVVELMQKLAKENGCTILLVTHDNRILDIADRIVYMEDGHLVRDGVVAVTA, translated from the coding sequence ATGGAAATCATTAACTCTTCCAAACCAGTAATTAATGTCCAAAACCTTGATCATTACTTCGGAACTGGACAACTCAAAAAACAAGTTCTGTTTAATATCAACCTTACCATTAATGCAGGTGAAATAGTCATCATGACAGGGCCGTCAGGTTCAGGAAAAACCACATTATTGACCTTAGCTGGTGGGTTACGTTCTGCTCAATCAGGAAGCTTGAAAATATTAGGTGAAGAATTATGCAAAGCTAATCCCAAACAACTCACCCAAGCGCGACGCAATAACGGTTATATCTTCCAAGCTCATAACTTACATGGTAGTTTAACAGCACTGCAAAACGTGCGGATGGGTTTAGAATTACAACCAAAAATATCAACTCAAGAAATGCTCAATCGTTCAAAAGCAATGTTAGAGGAGGTAGGATTAGGAAAGAGAATTGATTACTACCCAGATAGTTTATCCGGTGGACAAAAACAACGAGTTGCGATCGCACGAGCATTAGTCAGTCAACCTAAAATTGTTTTAGCAGATGAACCGACAGCCGCACTGGATAAGCAATCTGGACGGGATGTGGTAGAATTAATGCAGAAATTAGCAAAAGAGAATGGTTGTACAATTTTGCTCGTTACCCACGATAACCGCATTTTAGATATAGCAGATCGCATTGTTTATATGGAAGATGGTCATCTAGTTAGGGATGGTGTAGTCGCGGTGACTGCGTAA
- the devC gene encoding ABC transporter permease DevC: MIGFIQELQRRTPLGWLQLSHHRSRLLVAISGIAFADVLIFMQLGFQNALYDSNTTLNRAVVADIILISPQSRNMQNMSTFSRRRLFQAADVPGVKSAEAMYIGLVTWKNPQTRRKTSVQAIGFNPEQPALNIPEVNTQLDKIKLPDNFLFDRGARGDYDQVFSQIDGGKTVSTEIEKRTINISGLFKLGASFGADGTLISSDENFLRIFPRRQVGSINLGLISIQPGYDVEQVAAALKSHLKNNEDVKVLTHAEYIQFEEDHWRKESPIGFIFGLGVSMGFIVGIIIVYQVLSTDVNAHIKEYATFKAMGYQNSYLLGVIFEEAIILAVLGFIPGFIVPLGIYKLARNATNLPLYMTLARALIVLSLTIIMCAISGTIATRKLQSADPADMF, translated from the coding sequence ATGATAGGATTTATTCAAGAACTGCAAAGACGTACACCTTTGGGATGGTTGCAACTCAGCCATCATAGAAGTCGGTTGTTAGTTGCGATATCAGGTATTGCTTTTGCAGATGTGCTAATTTTTATGCAGCTTGGCTTTCAGAACGCCTTGTATGACAGCAATACCACCTTAAACCGCGCTGTGGTTGCAGACATCATTTTAATCAGTCCGCAAAGCCGAAATATGCAAAATATGTCCACTTTTTCCCGAAGACGACTGTTTCAAGCCGCTGATGTACCCGGTGTTAAATCAGCCGAAGCCATGTATATCGGTTTAGTAACCTGGAAAAATCCCCAAACACGCCGCAAGACATCAGTGCAAGCAATTGGGTTTAATCCTGAACAACCAGCATTAAATATTCCAGAAGTCAATACTCAATTAGATAAAATTAAATTACCCGATAATTTTCTTTTTGATCGCGGTGCAAGAGGAGATTACGATCAAGTTTTTAGTCAAATAGATGGTGGTAAAACTGTCAGCACAGAAATAGAAAAACGGACAATTAACATTAGTGGATTATTTAAATTAGGAGCATCATTTGGCGCAGATGGGACGTTAATTTCTAGTGATGAAAACTTTTTACGTATCTTTCCCAGAAGACAAGTAGGAAGTATCAATCTCGGTTTAATTTCTATTCAACCAGGATATGACGTAGAACAGGTAGCAGCCGCATTAAAATCACACCTTAAAAATAATGAAGATGTGAAAGTTCTGACTCATGCAGAATATATCCAATTTGAAGAAGATCATTGGAGAAAAGAAAGCCCTATCGGTTTTATTTTTGGCTTGGGTGTATCCATGGGATTTATTGTGGGTATCATTATTGTTTATCAAGTTCTTTCCACAGATGTTAATGCCCATATTAAAGAATATGCTACATTTAAAGCCATGGGATATCAAAACTCGTATTTATTAGGAGTTATTTTTGAAGAAGCAATAATTTTAGCGGTCTTAGGATTCATTCCTGGATTTATAGTCCCTTTAGGAATATATAAACTAGCCAGAAACGCCACAAATCTACCCTTATATATGACATTAGCTAGAGCCTTAATAGTTCTATCCCTAACAATTATCATGTGTGCAATCTCTGGCACAATAGCTACGAGGAAATTACAATCAGCAGACCCGGCGGATATGTTTTAA